One window from the genome of Garra rufa chromosome 1, GarRuf1.0, whole genome shotgun sequence encodes:
- the wnt9b gene encoding protein Wnt-9b gives MCTGLPRTACPLRLFALCILFSHAAAYFGLTGREPLVFLPGPFANEPPNGKAHLKQCEQMTLTRRQKRLCRREPGLAETLRESVRLSLLECRYQFRNERWNCSMDGRGSLLKRGFKETAFLLAVSSAALSHALAKACSSGRMERCTCDDSPGLQHREAWQWGVCGDNLKYSTKFLKKFLGQKRVSKDLRAQIDAHNINVGIRAVKSGLKTTCKCHGVSGSCAVRTCWKQLSPFQDTGILLKYRYDTAVRVHSVTNSATGETELASPRRHSSTGPRPRPTELVFLEESPSFCRPSRYSPGTAGRSCSKDTSCSSLCCGRGYNTALRLTTLSCHCQVRWCCHVECQTCLREEEVYTCKKH, from the exons ATGTGCACCGGGCTTCCGAGGACTGCCTGTCCGCTGCGACTTTTTGCCCTCTGCATCCTTTTCTCCCACGCAGCAGCCTATTTCGG CCTTACAGGTCGGGAGCCTCTGGTTTTTCTGCCCGGTCCATTTGCCAACGAGCCTCCGAACGGTAAAGCGCACCTGAAGCAATGCGAGCAGATGACTTTGACGCGCCGGCAAAAGCGCTTGTGCCGGCGAGAACCGGGGCTGGCGGAGACTCTGAGGGAATCTGTCCGTCTCAGCCTCCTGGAGTGCCGCTATCAGTTCCGCAACGAGCGCTGGAACTGTAGTATGGATGGCCGTGGAAGCCTTTTAAAACGAG gttttaaagagacagcCTTCCTGCTCGCGGTGTCCTCAGCTGCGCTGTCTCACGCATTGGCTAAAGCATGCAGCTCGGGGCGCATGGAGCGCTGCACCTGCGACGACTCTCCTGGTCTCCAGCACCGCGAGGCCTGGCAGTGGGGTGTGTGCGGGGACAACCTCAAATACAGCACAAAGTTTCTCAAGAAATTCTTGGGGCAAAAACGGGTCAGCAAGGACCTACGTGCCCAAATCGACGCTCACAACATTAACGTCGGCATCCGG GCGGTGAAGAGCGGACTTAAGACTACTTGTAAGTGTCACGGTGTCTCCGGTTCGTGTGCTGTGAGAACTTGCTGGAAGCAGCTCTCCCCGTTTCAAGACACAGGCATTCTGCTGAAGTACCGCTATGACACGGCCGTCCGAGTGCATAGTGTTACCAACTCCGCCACTGGAGAGACCGAGCTGGCAAGCCCACGGCGCCACAGCAGCACAGGTCCCCGTCCACGGCCCACCGAATTGGTGTTTCTAGAAGAGTCGCCCAGCTTCTGCAGGCCCTCGCGCTACTCTCCCGGGACGGCCGGCAGATCGTGTTCAAAGGACACCAGCTGCAGCAGCTTGTGCTGTGGGCGGGGTTACAACACGGCCCTCCGCCTCACCACCCTCTCCTGCCACTGCCAAGTCCGCTGGTGCTGTCACGTTGAGTGTCAAACCTGCCTCCGAGAAGAAGAGGTCTACACCTGCAAGAAACATTGA
- the arf2a gene encoding ARF GTPase 2a: MGNMFAGLFKNLFGKKEMRILMVGLDAAGKTTILYKLKLGEIVTTIPTIGFNVETVEYKNISFTVWDVGGQDKIRPLWRHYFQNTQGLIFVVDSNDRERVNEAREELTRMLAEDELRDAVLLVFANKQDLPNAMNAAEITDKLGLHSLRHRNWYIQATCATSGDGLYEGLDWLSNQLKNAK; the protein is encoded by the exons ATGGGGAATATGTTTGCAGGCCTCTTTAAGAATCTCTTTGGGAAGAAAGAGATGAGAATTCTGATGGTGGGCTTGGATGCTGCTGGAAAGACCACCATCCTGTACAAACTGAAACTGGGAGAAATAGTCACCACCATCCCCACTATCG GTTTTAATGTTGAGACGGTAGAGTATAAGAACATCAGCTTCACTGTGTGGGATGTGGGTGGTCAGGATAAGATCCGGCCGCTTTGGAGGCACTATTTCCAGAACACACAAG GCCTGATTTttgtggtggacagtaacgataGGGAGCGAGTGAATGAGGCGAGGGAGGAGTTGACGAGGATGCTGGCGGAGGACGAGTTGAGAGATGCTGTGCTGCTTGTCTTTGCCAACAAACAg GACCTGCCCAACGCGATGAACGCAGCCGAGATCACAGATAAGCTGGGCCTTCATTCCCTGCGTCACCGTAACTGGTACATCCAGGCCACCTGCGCCACCAGTGGGGACGGTCTGTACGAAGGGCTCGACTGGCTCTCCAACCAGCTCAAAAACGCTAAATGA